The genomic interval TGACAAAAGGTACAGCGTGTTTCGCAAAAAGGAATGTGAAAATAAAGGTGCACCGGAGATGTATGGATACTATCTATGACTGTTGATGTCTTTACTTGCTCTAGGCAAGTAAGTGGTGGATAGGTGACCACTGAATGACTGCCTCCTAATAGATCCTTTGTTTTATGAAGGCCTACGGAATGAATGTCGCTGAGATTCTTAGGTAAACCATATTGGTTCAAGAGTATAATGCTTTTGTTCCATGAGGTAGAAACTTTATGATAGTCATCGCTATCTGCCTTCATAATTGGTGGGGTTTGGATGGACAAGAAGCATGCGTATCCATTCTGTCTAACTCTAAAACCATGTGGTGTCATGGGCGGGATTTCCCATTGCTCGTTTTCTTCTATCATTTTCCACTTGCTATTAATAAAAGCAAAGGCCTTGTGAGGCTGGGGGAAGTGATATTTGTTGCCGAGTATACAAATAAAGGCATGAGAACTTTCATGGTAGTGGATCTCATCTTTCAAATCTCTTTCAACTTTCACGATTTCTACTTGAACATCTTTGGCAGTAAAACCAAGAGGCTGAAGAATATTTACTAACAATGAATTGGGTAATCGGCTTTTTTGAAAACCATGATACTCAACAAACTTTAACTGTGATGTATTTGTAGTTTGTAAAAGATGTAGGATCTTATCGCTAATAGCAGGAAGATCCTGGATCGCGTGGTGTGACATAAAAGTATATCAATATACGACATCATAACTGTCCTAATAAGGTTGACGATACTCGCCTTGATTGCTGTGTCTAACCTTTGACTTATTGGCTTACTAAAGTCAGAGTATTGTCGAGTACTTTTCGACAACAATCACATGAAGCAGTCATTATATGCTCTTGGTTTCTCTGAAAGGGAAGCAACCATTTATCTAGCGTTACTAACCTTAGGTGCCTCTAAATCAATTGAATTAGCACGCTATACTGGGTATACACGTCCCACTATCTACGACGTAGTCGAAAAACTTATTCATAAGGGGGTTATTAGCAAATACAAGAAAAGAAATATCACCTTTTTTAATGCTCAAGATCCACAGAAATTAATTGAATATCTGGAGCGTGAATTAGTAGAAGTTGATACTCGCCTCAAAAACCAGAAAAGACAAATGCAAGAACTCTTGCCTGTTTTACAATCTTTATCTCGTAGTAATACAACAAGGCCAAAGGTACAATTTTTCGAAGGAGAGAAGGGAATGCGAGAAGCATATGAAGATACTTTGACTACAAAAGATAAAATCTTGGCATATACGAATGTTGAGGAAATGGTAAAAGTATTTCCTAACTTTTTTCCTGCTTACTTTCAACGCCGTGCAGCGAAGCGTATTCCTACCGATGCTATTTTTGTCAATAATGCTGCAGGTCAAGAACGAGCTTCACATGATCTTACTGAATTGCGCCGGACAAAGTTTTTACCTGATCCAGCGGATATATGGTATCCGGAAGTTAAAGTTTATGATGACAAGGTTTTGATTACCTCATGGCGAGAAAAGATAGCCGTGATTATTCAATCTCGAGAATATGCTGATTTACAAAGAGTGATATTTCAAGCATTGTGGGAAAAGCTAGATGAATAACTGTCCTCCGGCGAGGACAGAACTTACGTGGCTTTTTAGTGCTGTTTCTGATATGTTATGTAGCTTGTTTAAGGCCTATATATGGATCCAAGCATGATTAGATTTGATATACCGACTAGAGATTTACTCAATGAGGTTGATATCGGTTTTTATAATGCTCTTTATCAGAATGTACTTTTCCATGGTACTGGACGTTTGCATTGGGGGTATGCAGGTGGTGATAAATCTCATCCCAATGGCCAACTAATAGATATATTAACTGCAGTAGCCAACGAAGGTATTAAGCCGCAAGCTGATCATATAGCTAGATTACTTTTGAGAAGCGCTGAAACAGTTTCTTTAACCAGACAAAGGATCTATGCACGTTGTTATGGAGAGTTTTTTGGAAGCGATGATCAAGGTAGTACGGATCTAGCATATGTATTTGGTTCAATGGAAGGATGGCAACCGTATTTCTTTGGTGAAACTTCCAGAGCCATGAAGAGTAGAGTGAACGCCCCCTATCTTCCTACTGCCTTTAAACATCTGCTGACACGTTTTTCACTGGCAGATATCCGTCGAGTCATGGATGTAAAGCATCATACAGCACGATGGTTGGTCAATAGAGCCACTATTCAGGGAAATCACCCAGTCGTTTTTGGAGTTGAAATAGATGCGGTAACTTGTCTACCACTTCCTCACGGATTGAATTTCTTTGAATCTAGAACAGCTAAAGTAATCCCCCCAGAAAGTGTGAAGTTAATCGAAGTTCCTTTGAGTAAAATAGCAGAAGTAAAAACAATAACTGCACGTTCCAATCTTCGTCATGCAGTTGTTTTGCCAATAGAACATGGTGAGGTTCATTCGTTTCGCAGAGGAATTGCTGCATGCACTAAAAGGTCAGGTTGAGTGTTGAAATCTCTTACTATTGCGATTTTCTAAGAAATGGTGGATTTGGTGAATAAGTTGGTTTAGAAATTATAAACAGCGAGGAATTAAGATTCTTCCGTGAGCAGTTGTTATTACTGAATGGGAAAGGATAGAACTACGAGCTCTATTTAAGTACAGCATCCACAAGCTCCGGAAATTGCTCTGTTCCCATATCTTTCAAAGTATAATGTCCTCTTCCTACTAAATTAATCACTTCTCCTCCTAATATTTGATGGAACATACTAAGGCCGGCTTTCCCATCATCGGCTTCGTTGTCTGCTGTGAACATAATAATACTCTTCACCCTATGAGGAATACTCACATCAATCGGATTAGTATAAAATGCTATTTCAAGCGGATCACTTTCCGGACGGATTTTCCATGGAGCTACAAGAATAAGCTTTTGAATCGATCTCTTTGTATCTCCTAGCCAGCGGACTAGAAAAGTACACCCACAACTATGACCAATAAGGACTGTTTGTTCTGAAATGGGCAATTGGTCAAAAACCTTTTTGAATTCATCATAATTAGGATTCCAGGGATTAGGCATCAATGGCGTCTCTGTGCGAATGCCAATAGCAGTGAGTTTTTGTTTAGTCCATGGAATCCAATGTTTATCATATGTTCTGGTTTCAGGATTCATTGCTTTTTCTTTGTCAGAAGGACAGCCATGAATAATAATGCAGTTACTTTTGGCTAAATTAAATTGCTTGGTAAGAAGGATGCCTTTTCTGGGAACTAGAAAAAAGCTGGCGAAAACTGGGTAAGTCGCATCTTCAATGAGACGCGGATCGAGAACAGGCTTACCCTTTGCGTCCATATTAGTGGGTTCATGCCATCCATCTTTATGACTCCACGTGCCATCATCATCTTTTCTCCACCAGTCAAAATCAAAATTTATGGGATCAGCATTAAAACGTAATGCCACCAAATAATAACCTTCTTTGTCAGTTTGATCAGCCGTAGATATTAGACCATCTGCAATCGCACCATTAATAATACACTCTCGGTATTCAGTTAGAGAAACGTTTTTGAAATATTCATTAAAACTAGCAAAATACTTTTGAGGTAAAGATTTTATGTAACCCAATCCTGGCACAGCCCAATGATAATGAGGATTGTTGAGTGCGTATGCATAGCAATTCGCATTTTCACTGCAACTTTGCCAGTCAGTCGCTTTACATGAGTGCCACTGTAATGGATCAAATATTAGTTTCATACAAGTATTTATTGATATTACTATAATATGCAACATTATGAATACCAAGCGGTGATGAATTCATTTTTGGTGAGCCATTCCTAAAAATGGTGGAGCCGGGCGAAATCGAATCTTTTTGAAACCAATAAATGTGATCCATACTTAATAATAATACAAAGGCATTTTGTCCTCTAACAAATTCTGCTTTCTACCTGGCATTTACTCCGAGTTCCATCGAGGGGCATTCTGCATTATACTTTTCCAGTCTTGTTTATATTTTTTATGAAAGTTGCTCTAGTAAATGATTGGCTTACCTCAATGGGGGGCGAAATGAAAGTCTTGTTGGCGATAGCTGACATTTATCCTGAAGCGCCCATCTATACTTCAGTGTTTGATAAAAAGAAGATGAGTCGTTTGGCTGCTCGGGATATTCGTACTTCTTATCTCCAAAAGCTTCCTTTTGCTACCAAAGTACATAAGATGATCCCGATGCTACGGCCCCGGGCATTTGAAGATTTAGACCTTTCGGAATTTGATGTAGTGATATCTTCCAGTCATGCTGAAGCTAAGGGAGTGATTACCAAACCCAATACTGTACATATTTGTTATTGTCATACTCCTACTCGCTATTATTGGAGTGACTACCATGAATATAAACAGAGAATGGAGTTTGGCATCTTGAATCCCTTGGCAAAATTTATGATGCCTCGTGCCATTCATAAATTGCGACAATGGGATTATCTGGCCGCTCAACGAGTCGATCATTTTATTGCTAATTCACAATTTGTTGCTCAACGTATTCAAAAATATTATCGCCGGGATGCACAAGTTATTTATCCACCAGTAAATACCGAATACTTTACTTTGAATCCTGAAGTTGCTAGAGAAGATTTCTTTTTTGCTATGTCACGAGCAATTCCTTATAAAAAACTAGATTTATTGGTACAAGTGGCTAATCAAGCTAAGGTGCCTCTTAAAGTTGCTGGTGGCGGTCCTATGATTGGTTATCTCAAAAAGATTGCTGGGCCCACAGTAGAGATATTGGGCTATGTTTCTGATGAAGATATGCGATCCTATATGCAGAGAGCCCGGGCCTTTTTGTTCGCTGCTGAGGAAGATTTTGGTATTGTGCCGGTGGAAGCTATGGCTTGTGGTACACCAGTTATTGCCTATGGCCGTGGTGGGGTAGTGGAAACAGTTACTCCTGATACAGGAATATTGGTAGGCGCACAAACTGTGGATGCTTTTGTAAGAGAGTTGCAGCAATTGGATAATCGCACTTTTGATCATCATGTTATTCGTAAGCATGCGGAGCAATTTTCTGTATTGCGCTTTCAACAGCAAATGAAAGAGTATGTGAATAGTTTACTCAAATAAGAAAAAGAC from Candidatus Abawacabacteria bacterium carries:
- a CDS encoding alpha/beta hydrolase, with product MKLIFDPLQWHSCKATDWQSCSENANCYAYALNNPHYHWAVPGLGYIKSLPQKYFASFNEYFKNVSLTEYRECIINGAIADGLISTADQTDKEGYYLVALRFNADPINFDFDWWRKDDDGTWSHKDGWHEPTNMDAKGKPVLDPRLIEDATYPVFASFFLVPRKGILLTKQFNLAKSNCIIIHGCPSDKEKAMNPETRTYDKHWIPWTKQKLTAIGIRTETPLMPNPWNPNYDEFKKVFDQLPISEQTVLIGHSCGCTFLVRWLGDTKRSIQKLILVAPWKIRPESDPLEIAFYTNPIDVSIPHRVKSIIMFTADNEADDGKAGLSMFHQILGGEVINLVGRGHYTLKDMGTEQFPELVDAVLK
- a CDS encoding glycosyltransferase, with product MKVALVNDWLTSMGGEMKVLLAIADIYPEAPIYTSVFDKKKMSRLAARDIRTSYLQKLPFATKVHKMIPMLRPRAFEDLDLSEFDVVISSSHAEAKGVITKPNTVHICYCHTPTRYYWSDYHEYKQRMEFGILNPLAKFMMPRAIHKLRQWDYLAAQRVDHFIANSQFVAQRIQKYYRRDAQVIYPPVNTEYFTLNPEVAREDFFFAMSRAIPYKKLDLLVQVANQAKVPLKVAGGGPMIGYLKKIAGPTVEILGYVSDEDMRSYMQRARAFLFAAEEDFGIVPVEAMACGTPVIAYGRGGVVETVTPDTGILVGAQTVDAFVRELQQLDNRTFDHHVIRKHAEQFSVLRFQQQMKEYVNSLLK